The following proteins are co-located in the Colletotrichum lupini chromosome 4, complete sequence genome:
- a CDS encoding prolyl oligopeptidase codes for MVTKRVARYGDWESPITVDTVTSKSWSVSSPRVHRQSGRAYFIESKDDGRKVFVEITKNGGLKDLLPAPYSAGNTVYEYGGSTYDVAADGRIIFSNRDNTVKSLDVDTGKVVDLTGDSKLRYSNFSANPTNPWVLANQEDHTINTPHEIRNYVVAIHVDTGEVKRVVEGADFYYTPQFSADGKRLTWMEWDQPNLPFASAKIFVADWTSEATVENAVLLAGNNRDGAAEPRWGPDGSLFLGIEIDGFRRLFRLAPGAEKPTQVKLSGLDNAEIGEIRWYQGSQTYAPLSERYVAAAAITFGEAQLILIDLENNDWKPIGSSGICGIVNDAMARLDDRSLLLVADEAGSPSALYNIDIISGNTTILRGTTDEKLDHALFSKPELVKFESKGKPSRIIYSTLWMPKNPRFIGPDGATPPLVISSHGGPTGYTGSGLKLRTQYFTARGYAYLALNYTGSTGHGREYREALFGKWGIVDADDAAEVAKHLVEAGRVGKVGIVGASAGGYNVLQALVRHPTTFDAGFCVCGVSDVKKLDESTHKLESEYMGALVLDPGMTDEQKEERYRERSPLYHAEKIGAPLFLLHGVADTVVPIEQARLIYKAVKDKGGDVKIREVQGEGHMFGMPGSPRLWLEEEETWWRSYLL; via the exons ATGGTAACTAAACGAGTGGCCCGGTATGGCGATTGGGAGAGCCCAATCACTGTCGATACTGTGACGTCCAAGAGCTGGTCTGTATCATCGCCTCGAGTCCAT CGTCAATCGGGACGGGCGTACTTCATTGAGTCGAAGGATGATGGACGTAAGGTTTTCGTTGAGATTACCAAGAACGGTGGCCTCAAGGATCTCCTACCAGCACCCTACAGCGCCGGCAACACAGTTTACGAATACGGTGGCTCTACGTACGACGTCGCCGCGGATGGTCGCATCATCTTCTCCAACCGTGACAATACCGTCAAATCACTCGATGTCGACACTGGCAAAGTCGTTGATCTGACTGGCGACTCAAAGCTGCGATACTCCAACTTCAGCGCCAACCCCACGAACCCCTGGGTCTTGGCGAACCAAGAGGATCACACCATCAACACGCCTCACGAGATTCGGAATTACGTCGTCGCTATTCATGTAGACACCGGCGAAGTCAAGCGCGTTGTCGAGGGCGCTGACTTTTACTACACCCCTCAGTTCAGTGCTGACGGTAAGAGGCTTACCTGGATGGAGTGGGATCAACCCAATCTTCCATTCGCATCCGCCAAGATCTTCGTTGCGGATTGGACGTCAGAAGCGACAGTCGAGAACGCGGTCTTGCTTGCTGGCAATAACCGAGATGGCGCTGCTGAGCCTCGATGGGGCCCGGACGGAAGTTTGTTCCTCGGCATTGAGATTGATGGGTTCCGGAGACTGTTCCGTCTAGCTCCTGGCGCCGAAAAGCCTACACAAGTCAAGTTGAGCGGACTGGATAATGCTGAGATCGGAGAGATCAGATGGTATCAGGGAAG TCAAACGTACGCACCACTTTCGGAACGTTACGTGGCTGCGGCAGCGATAACTTTCGGCGAGGCCCAGCTCATCCTCATTGACCTTGAGAATAACGATTGGAAACCCATCGGATCATCTGGCATTTGCGGCATTGTCAACGACGCGATGGCTCGCCTGGACGACAGATCTTTGCTCCTTGTTGCGGATGAGGCCGGCTCTCCATCTGCTTTGTACAATATCGATATTATCAGTGGAAACACAACGATTCTTCGAGGAACCACAGACGAAAAGCTGGACCATGCACTATTTTCAAAGCCGGAGCTTGTGAAGTTCGAGTCGAAGGGGAAACCATCTCGCATAATCTACAGCACCCTGTGGATGCCAAAGAACCCCAGGTTCATCGGCCCGGACGGTGCGACACCTCCCTTAGTCATCTCCTCGCATGGCGGGCCAACAGGCTACACCGGCTCTGGTCTCAAGCTGCGAACTCAGTATTTTACTGCACGTGGCTATGCCTATCTCGCGTTGAATTACACGGGCTCGACCGGCCACGGCAGAGAGTATCGCGAGGCACTCTTTGGAAAATGGGGCATCGTCGACGCCGACGACGCAGCTGAAGTCGCCAAGCACTTGGTTGAAGCAGGCAGAGTCGGCAAGGTGGGCATCGTCGGTGCCAGCGCTGGAGGTTACAACGTCCTCCAGGCCCTGGTCCGCCATCCCACAACATTTGACGCCGGATTCTGCGTCTGTGGTGTGAGTGACGTCAAGAAGCTGGACGAGTCCacgcataagctagagtccGAGTACATGGGCGCGCTTGTTCTGGATCCGGGCATGACAGACGAACAAAAGGAGGAAAGATATCGTGAGCGAAGCCCCCTTTACCACGCCGAAAAGATTGGGGCTCCGCTGTTCCTCCTTCATGGCGTCGCGGATACCGTGGTGCCGATCGAGCAAGCCCGGCTCATCTACAAAGCTGTCAAGGATAAGGGAGGGGATGTGAAAATCAGGGAGGTTCAGGGCGAGGGCCACATGTTTGGTATGCCTGGAAGCCCTCGCCTTTGGctagaggaagaggagactTGGTGGAGATCATACCTGCTCTGA